In Zerene cesonia ecotype Mississippi chromosome 17, Zerene_cesonia_1.1, whole genome shotgun sequence, a single genomic region encodes these proteins:
- the LOC119833377 gene encoding proton channel OtopLc-like, giving the protein MTESLPRKELMDEIVSRKNLGDKKFHSETSLQNFENDDAVSPEVAEDPGVHNAPVTGTPVLSSDRRRTMSQPGPISGNLLTATTARTRRRQPRNVMYAPDIEKGNSVDRLSALNGKDDYSFPSTPGSERHSPYLYNSNTRNGDIKSLNSYRLPISEIRGGSTPRKRSVATMDAQSLRSETHAPPPTSPENNAKLSLKYLTLILSCMYAVLLVTLGLIIYIADPFVDLSSPSLIYSITLVGVGFLFQFYLLFDINRYKAIALKNQKMKEKHMEKFSEFFRKQEIDYGNEDNPGERTPESRPTDLPSPVLVPLQHDYCFSHGRHSGSFYLKIGAAAFALGHLVHSVLLIVVQVSYYYDDTIDNDDCINVLEVTFDVLQPLYCFVQIFFIFKYCNVLILKNQGLAHFGFMHMIGSSLCFWIFNIIRETILSLTIYANKTYGNRTETVSTESDMILPLFDVSGLYNEKCIGSQVITTILENLSPYLYPFGVEFNILIVGVYYIIWSNIGNCENVDATDGSSSFDDSQTICKIPTASEDNDYTSNIVIYADCHASNKGLFLGMVLTVVAVGILILGFVLGNVGDSNFRETGYAINNWSMLTMHTLLLIACVIAYNQMRKLDINEHPISLLDDILLFVCLPAFFMETVLSMVATINILNIVRSIDFMVMVIQVLIQTPLIVDALRRCSNSRKLRKTKPGREVLMFLLIANVAMWMMYTFSYKSPESLDERYTYYGKVLWSILGHISLPLIMFYRFHSSVCFADIWDAAYKPGSEH; this is encoded by the exons ATGACGGAAAGTTTGCCTCGTAAAGAACTAATGGATGAAATAGTGAGTCGTAAAAATTTGggtgataaaaagtttcattcTGAAACtagtttacaaaattttgaaaatgatgACGCCGTGTCTCCTGAAGTGGCAGAAGATCCTGGA GTACACAATGCACCAGTGACGGGAACACCTGTGCTAAGTTCAGACAGGAGACGGACCATGTCCCAACCGGGACCGATTTCAGGCAACCTGCTAACAGCTACTACAGCACGAACTCGCCGTCGGCAGCCACGGAACGTTATGTATGCTCCTGACATTGAGAAAGGG AATTCTGTAGATCGACTGAGCGCGTTGAACGGGAAGGATGATTATTCATTTCCGTCTACACCTGGAA GTGAAAGGCATAGTCCGTATCTTTATAACAGCAACACTCGAAATGGAGACATAAAATCACTGA acagTTATCGATTACCAATTAGTGAGATTCGAGGTGGGTCCACTCCACGGAAGAGATCGGTGGCGACGATGGACGCACAATCTTTGCGGTCTGAGACTCACGCACCGCCCCCAACTAGTCCTGAAAACAATGCCAAATTGTCTCT aaaatatctAACCCTCATTCTCAGCTGTATGTATGCAGTATTATTGGTAACTCTCGGACTAATCATATACATTGCGGACCCGTTTGTAGATCTGTCGTCACCTTCATTG atATATTCTATTACTCTTGTGGGTGTAGgatttttattccaattctATCTTCTATTTGACATCAATAGATATAAAGCCATTGCTTTAAAAAACcagaaaatgaaagaaaagcATATGGAAAAATTTTCGGAGTTCTTTCGAAAACAAGAG ATAGATTATGGCAATGAAGATAACCCAGGTGAACGAACTCCTGAAAGTCGGCCCACTGACCTGCCGTCTCCAGTCCTAGTGCCTTTACAACatgattattgttttagtCATGGAAGACATTCGGGGAGTTTCTACCTCAAGATAGGAGCAGCtg CATTTGCATTAGGTCATTTGGTGCACTCTGTTCTCCTGATTGTGGTGCAAGTTAGTTACTATTATGACGATACTATCGACAACGATGATTGTATCAACGTACTGGAAGTTACGTTTGATGTTCTCCAACCATTGTACTGCTTTGTACaaattttcttcatatttaaatactgcAACGTGCTGATATTAAAGAACCAG ggtCTGGCTCATTTTGGATTTATGCATATGATTGGTAGTAGTTTATGTTTTTGGATTTTCAACATCATACGTGAAACGATTTTATCCTTAACTATTTACGCAAACAAGACATACGGAAATCGCACTGAGACTGTTAGCACAG aatCTGATATGATCTTACCATTATTTGATGTAAGTGGATTATATAACGAAAAATGTATCGGCTCCCAAGTTATAACGACAATCTTAGAGAATCTTTCTCCGTACTTATACCCATTTGGTGTTGAATTTAATATCCTGATTG TTGgcgtttattacattatttggAGTAATATTGGAAATTGTGAAAATGTTGACGCAACCGATGGTAGTTCAAGCTTCGATGACTCTCAAACCATATGCAA aaTACCAACGGCAAGTGAAGACAACGACTACACAAGCAATATCGTTATCTACGCAGACTGTCACGCGTCCAACAAGGGATTATTTTTGGGTATGGTGTTAACTGTGGTGGCAGTGGGTATACTTATACTGGGCTTCGTGTTGGGCAACGTTGGAGA ttCAAATTTCCGTGAAACTGGCTACGCAATAAACAACTGGTCCATGTTAACCATGCATACTCTCTTGCTGATTGCTTGCGTAATAGCCTATAACCAAATGAGGAAACTGGATATCAATGAACATCCCATCTCACTCTTGGATGACATTCTTCTCTTCGTTTGTCTGCCAGCTTTCTTTATGGAAACCGTCCTGTCTATGGTTGCCACaattaatatactaaatattgtGAGAAGCATAGACTTCATGGTTATG gTTATACAAGTGTTGATTCAAACCCCATTAATCGTGGACGCGCTTCGACGATGCAGTAACAGCCGCAAATTACGCAAGACGAAGCCAGGTAGAGAGGTTCTTATGTTCTTGCTCATCGCCAACGTGGCCATGTGGATGATGTACACCTTCTCGTACAAATCACCGGAATCGCTCGACGAAAGATACACATATTACGGGAAAGTGCTTTGGAGTATACTGGGACACATATCTCTCCCGCTTATAATGTTCTATAGATTCCATTCCAGTGTATGCTTCGCAGATATTTGGGACGCGGCCTACAAGCCCGGTTCAgaacattaa